The following are from one region of the Spirochaetota bacterium genome:
- a CDS encoding epoxyqueuosine reductase QueH translates to MKKDTLLLHACCAPCAAHVIGVLGKDFNITAYFYNPNISPFKEYSKRLSELEDYSVKRGFPLVVGLYDPRKWTSAVKVHRFEGERSVRCMFCFRYRLEECFRYARDNSFDAVATVMSVSPHKDAAMLNETGRSLKRRYGIEFFEADFKKNDGYRKSVEISRTNGFYRQDYCGCVYSSMERKINSLRKTSS, encoded by the coding sequence GTGAAAAAAGATACGCTGCTCCTCCACGCCTGTTGCGCCCCATGCGCGGCCCATGTTATCGGGGTTCTTGGTAAGGACTTTAACATAACCGCATATTTTTACAATCCAAACATATCGCCCTTCAAGGAATACTCGAAACGCCTGTCCGAGCTTGAAGACTATTCGGTCAAAAGAGGCTTTCCGCTTGTTGTCGGCCTGTACGACCCCCGCAAGTGGACTTCGGCGGTTAAAGTGCATCGATTTGAAGGCGAGCGCTCGGTGCGCTGTATGTTTTGCTTTCGTTACAGGCTTGAGGAGTGCTTTCGGTACGCACGCGACAATTCCTTCGATGCCGTTGCAACGGTCATGTCCGTGAGTCCGCACAAAGACGCGGCGATGCTTAACGAGACGGGAAGAAGCCTGAAGCGTCGGTACGGTATAGAATTTTTCGAAGCCGACTTTAAGAAAAACGACGGATACCGAAAGTCCGTGGAGATTTCCCGGACAAACGGCTTTTACAGGCAGGACTACTGCGGATGCGTATATTCGAGCATGGAAAGAAAAATTAATTCTCTCCGGAAAACTTCATCCTAA
- a CDS encoding aminotransferase class III-fold pyridoxal phosphate-dependent enzyme produces MELYDLTKSYTLFEEAKKYVPNGIYGARTPNFLTFGSHPAFIARGEGCRIWDVDGNEYIDYMCSFGTNLLGLKHPKIDAAAKAQMEKADCFTLPSDLWIPLAKKMTSTIKGGDWCVFAKNGSDVTSYSLAVARAFTGKWEILLAKGSYHGAHPWCQPHGAGVPDEWKSHIHYIEYNDPAGLKRAVEANKGKVAAIILTPHRHDSMKDQELPTKEFVDTVNALAKSESFLIIVDDIRCGFRLKLSGSADHYGYNADLQCFGKAMANGYPIAIAMGRDELKQAAGSVFFSGTHFFSGVPFAAAMATIDEIKASGAIEKIEKLGAKLMKGLADAAAAAGVKVTMSGPPAMPYMNFADDPMFEKNRYFCGEASRRGIFLHPHHNWFVCAAMEEADIKKTVDVAAECFKLTAAKY; encoded by the coding sequence ATGGAACTCTATGATCTCACAAAATCCTACACGCTTTTCGAGGAGGCGAAGAAGTACGTGCCCAACGGCATCTATGGGGCGCGCACGCCGAACTTCCTGACCTTCGGCTCGCACCCGGCCTTCATCGCGCGCGGCGAGGGCTGCCGCATATGGGACGTCGACGGCAACGAATACATCGACTACATGTGCTCGTTCGGCACCAACCTGCTGGGCCTCAAACACCCGAAGATCGACGCGGCCGCGAAGGCGCAGATGGAAAAAGCCGACTGCTTCACCCTGCCCAGCGACCTGTGGATCCCGCTGGCGAAGAAGATGACCTCGACGATAAAGGGCGGCGACTGGTGCGTCTTCGCGAAGAACGGCTCGGACGTCACCTCGTATTCGCTCGCGGTGGCGCGCGCGTTCACCGGCAAATGGGAGATTCTGCTGGCAAAGGGCTCCTACCACGGCGCGCACCCATGGTGCCAGCCCCATGGCGCGGGCGTGCCCGACGAGTGGAAAAGCCACATCCACTACATCGAGTACAACGACCCGGCCGGCCTCAAGCGCGCGGTCGAGGCCAACAAGGGGAAGGTCGCCGCGATCATCCTGACCCCGCACCGCCATGACTCCATGAAAGACCAGGAACTCCCCACGAAGGAGTTCGTCGACACGGTAAACGCGCTGGCGAAAAGCGAAAGCTTTCTCATCATCGTCGACGACATCCGCTGCGGCTTCAGGCTGAAGCTGTCGGGAAGCGCCGACCACTACGGCTACAACGCCGACCTCCAGTGCTTCGGCAAGGCCATGGCCAACGGCTACCCGATCGCCATCGCCATGGGCAGGGACGAGCTCAAGCAGGCCGCGGGAAGCGTCTTTTTCTCCGGAACGCACTTCTTCTCGGGCGTGCCCTTCGCCGCCGCCATGGCAACGATCGATGAGATCAAGGCGAGCGGCGCGATCGAGAAGATCGAGAAGCTCGGCGCCAAGCTCATGAAGGGCCTCGCCGACGCGGCCGCCGCCGCGGGCGTAAAGGTGACCATGTCCGGTCCGCCGGCCATGCCGTACATGAATTTCGCCGACGACCCCATGTTCGAGAAGAACCGCTACTTCTGCGGCGAGGCCTCGCGCCGCGGCATCTTCCTGCACCCGCACCACAACTGGTTCGTCTGCGCGGCCATGGAAGAGGCCGACATCAAGAAAACGGTCGACGTCGCGGCCGAGTGCTTCAAGCTGACCGCCGCAAAGTATTAG
- a CDS encoding ATP-dependent helicase yields MARLSREQMKASRSDGGVTLVIAGAGTGKTKTLIAKLTAIISRDKIPPENILVLTFSRKAAEEIRNRVQEEIGASALGLPAETFHSFSLSLLRSHSDIFMPLIGYDTFPSILDESDRGGMIRDIVLSNIDDFLGIPAEVVSRLIDDLDRIDGKGIARLAEHGLLEKIRSARNVFRRTKIRRGCMDFQDMISHAILLLDKYESLVQAVRDRYRYILVDEFQDTSPENFKLLRHLLPEKDANLFVVGDDWQSIYGFRDSRIEYIVSMRRYFPEAEIHRLTVNYRSRHEIVELSNRFIKRNKYRTNKRLRSFKGRGGAVYRHVVNTRDQENSIITSILSNSEGGSESTVILYRNNWQGRHIAMHLEKMLPSTVLENLALMTIHSSKGLEFDTVILAGIADAIIPDPGSEIEEERRLLYVALTRARESLHLICHSGKDGSLPRFAQELGRV; encoded by the coding sequence ATGGCCAGACTGAGTCGTGAACAGATGAAAGCTTCGCGCTCCGACGGAGGCGTTACGCTGGTTATCGCCGGGGCGGGGACGGGCAAAACCAAAACCCTCATCGCCAAGCTTACGGCAATTATTTCACGCGATAAAATCCCTCCCGAAAACATTCTGGTTCTCACTTTCAGCAGGAAGGCCGCCGAAGAAATTCGTAACAGGGTGCAGGAAGAAATAGGTGCATCGGCGCTCGGACTCCCGGCGGAAACCTTCCATTCCTTCAGTCTTTCATTGCTCAGATCACATTCCGATATCTTTATGCCTCTGATCGGGTATGACACTTTTCCGTCGATACTCGATGAATCGGACAGGGGCGGAATGATTAGAGATATTGTGCTCTCGAATATAGATGATTTTCTCGGCATTCCGGCCGAAGTGGTCTCTCGTCTGATTGATGATCTGGACAGGATAGACGGCAAAGGTATCGCAAGACTTGCAGAACACGGCCTTTTGGAGAAGATCCGCTCTGCGAGGAACGTGTTTCGTCGTACAAAGATACGTCGCGGCTGCATGGATTTCCAGGACATGATTAGCCACGCCATTTTGCTTCTCGATAAGTACGAATCGCTCGTACAGGCCGTCCGCGACCGATACCGATATATACTGGTTGATGAATTTCAGGACACTTCACCGGAAAATTTTAAACTGCTCAGACATCTGCTGCCGGAAAAAGACGCAAATCTTTTCGTTGTCGGCGACGACTGGCAGTCAATTTACGGGTTTAGAGACAGCAGGATAGAATATATAGTATCTATGCGCCGTTATTTTCCGGAGGCTGAAATACACAGATTGACGGTAAACTACAGATCGCGGCATGAGATCGTTGAACTTTCCAACAGATTTATAAAAAGAAATAAATACAGGACCAACAAACGGTTACGATCGTTCAAAGGACGCGGAGGGGCTGTTTACCGGCATGTTGTTAACACCCGCGATCAGGAAAACAGTATAATAACGTCCATATTATCAAATTCAGAGGGCGGAAGCGAAAGCACGGTCATTCTGTACCGTAACAACTGGCAGGGAAGGCATATTGCCATGCATCTTGAAAAAATGCTTCCATCAACCGTACTCGAAAACCTGGCACTTATGACCATTCACTCATCCAAGGGACTGGAGTTCGACACGGTCATTCTGGCGGGTATTGCCGACGCGATTATTCCCGATCCCGGTTCCGAAATTGAAGAAGAGAGGCGCCTGCTGTACGTGGCGCTGACCAGGGCGCGCGAATCACTCCACCTTATCTGCCACTCCGGCAAAGACGGTTCCCTGCCACGGTTCGCGCAGGAGTTGGGAAGGGTGTAA
- a CDS encoding Glu/Leu/Phe/Val dehydrogenase dimerization domain-containing protein — protein sequence MPNDRTTDRTLPRGITSSVFTGEDLNRLYGILRGNSELSKSTIERELGTALRRLDQGSHFLSGDIRDLGLGVEELAFIIEHNRYQEKSACADGQAPRIDVRGVFENRHLFFISEDIGLSTRVLEDIVSILRRERDASARLFAYRIGGPGGECDTRVLYLLSVQERAVGRRPGAVARDAVRSCAADLDLALTDAQIDEFLTSGLPSSVAERLDRGEERAAVRHLRSWIAMRLTLAGGEDISIMVEDAGAPTGVGTSERRVRVCVSRERLLEHLSTLHRVFERQGLRFIREYAEFLTVGGLECASVCVYLPASLLEPGLVSFIQAELFNRLSPLRPAPISAFEVRDLLRRMASMDDYLKISFIDELQKDRRKEYLMPLVALLAEPSAEIRARAFALVKNYLLNPTPDMKDDYYWCTLKDIFSAASVPFARERDRESRPLTDEEIVQLIRFSGVYFDDYVEPLTGKGFLFIRMAGHGIGKGGIRAHESHVSFSGEGALSTNMLFKTMGIGVPFYSAGKGGILGDTSFRGEDEQKRAAARTNVFRAYADFLYYRAGIGPLTDVPAGDVGVGGPEIGIMFDRLTLNVGADAAAIVKNTDSPEPARRLKRHFGVPVSDTDLMARIATDFPAAAEYAAPAITGKPGGHGLALRAGATGRGMVEVLAAQLNYRDYPDAALWLDPGRVDEALELDAEYTRRSRERMSRLTFAIQGFGKVGASFARFVDEIGAAVTMVSDVSGTVLHGRRIPNIAALTDFCAGGRALGDAPPDVLEGCEFAAGNTLLPLTAVVNVVVPSALENVIVSFERPHAGAVGAGRLACEYVLQGANGPVTCDAEDTLAERGIVSFPDILANSGGVLASYCEWLNGLIRLNGYAALHGYGFVHPIVHNMVMKLHPDAMSSDIRTVDEEAYRRAFRFILRHATVATIELSRACRISMKSAYLSLGIRAAAGEGRLTERFSFVMAKIRDGFAGGARAV from the coding sequence ATGCCAAACGATCGGACCACCGACAGGACGCTTCCCCGAGGCATTACGAGTTCCGTATTCACCGGAGAGGATCTCAACCGGCTCTACGGCATCCTAAGAGGCAATTCCGAGCTGTCCAAATCCACCATCGAGCGCGAGCTGGGGACGGCGCTCCGGCGCCTGGATCAAGGCAGCCATTTCCTCTCGGGCGACATCCGCGACCTCGGCCTGGGGGTCGAGGAGCTGGCCTTTATCATCGAACACAACCGCTACCAGGAGAAAAGCGCCTGCGCGGACGGGCAGGCGCCGCGCATCGACGTGCGCGGCGTATTCGAAAACCGGCACCTGTTTTTCATCTCGGAGGATATAGGGCTTTCCACTCGCGTTCTCGAGGACATCGTGAGCATCCTGAGGCGCGAGCGCGACGCGTCGGCACGGCTTTTCGCCTACCGCATCGGGGGGCCTGGCGGCGAGTGCGATACCCGGGTGCTCTACCTTCTCTCGGTACAGGAGCGCGCCGTCGGCCGCCGGCCCGGCGCCGTGGCGCGGGACGCTGTGCGCAGCTGCGCCGCCGACCTCGACCTTGCGCTTACGGACGCGCAGATCGATGAATTCCTAACCTCCGGACTTCCCTCCTCCGTCGCCGAACGGCTCGACCGGGGCGAAGAAAGGGCCGCCGTGCGGCATCTGCGCTCGTGGATTGCGATGCGCCTGACGCTTGCCGGCGGCGAGGATATCTCGATCATGGTTGAGGACGCGGGCGCTCCCACCGGCGTCGGGACTTCGGAGCGCCGCGTGCGCGTCTGCGTTTCGCGCGAGCGCCTCCTCGAGCACCTGAGCACACTGCATCGGGTTTTCGAGCGTCAGGGGCTCCGCTTCATCCGGGAGTACGCGGAATTCCTTACCGTGGGCGGCCTGGAGTGCGCGTCGGTTTGCGTCTACCTGCCAGCCAGTCTTCTCGAGCCGGGGCTGGTATCGTTCATCCAGGCCGAGCTCTTCAACCGGCTCTCGCCGCTTCGGCCCGCGCCCATCTCGGCCTTCGAGGTGCGCGATCTGCTTCGCCGCATGGCCTCCATGGACGACTACCTGAAAATCTCGTTCATCGACGAGCTCCAGAAAGATCGCCGCAAGGAGTACCTAATGCCGCTGGTGGCGTTGCTCGCCGAGCCGAGCGCCGAGATCCGCGCCAGGGCCTTCGCCCTGGTGAAGAACTACCTGCTCAACCCCACCCCCGACATGAAGGACGACTACTACTGGTGCACGCTCAAGGACATCTTCTCGGCGGCGTCCGTGCCCTTCGCGCGCGAGAGGGACCGCGAGAGCAGGCCGCTCACCGACGAGGAGATCGTACAGCTCATCCGCTTCAGCGGCGTGTACTTCGACGACTACGTGGAGCCACTTACGGGGAAGGGCTTTCTCTTTATAAGGATGGCCGGGCACGGCATCGGCAAGGGCGGCATCCGCGCGCACGAGTCGCACGTCTCGTTCTCGGGCGAGGGCGCGCTCTCGACCAATATGCTCTTCAAAACCATGGGGATCGGCGTTCCCTTCTACTCCGCGGGCAAGGGCGGCATTCTGGGCGACACCTCATTCCGCGGCGAGGACGAACAGAAGCGCGCCGCCGCGCGGACAAACGTTTTCCGCGCCTACGCGGACTTTCTGTACTATCGCGCCGGGATCGGCCCGCTTACCGATGTGCCCGCCGGCGATGTGGGGGTGGGCGGTCCCGAGATCGGCATTATGTTCGATCGCCTCACGCTGAACGTGGGCGCCGACGCCGCGGCGATCGTCAAGAACACCGACAGCCCCGAGCCGGCGCGCCGCTTGAAGCGGCACTTCGGCGTTCCCGTTTCCGACACCGACCTAATGGCGCGCATCGCCACCGACTTCCCCGCCGCGGCCGAGTACGCCGCTCCGGCCATCACCGGTAAGCCCGGCGGCCACGGGCTGGCCCTGCGCGCCGGCGCCACCGGGCGCGGCATGGTCGAGGTGCTCGCCGCGCAGCTCAACTACCGCGACTACCCCGACGCCGCGCTCTGGCTGGACCCCGGCCGCGTGGACGAGGCGCTGGAGCTCGACGCCGAGTACACGCGCCGCTCGCGCGAGCGCATGTCGCGCCTCACCTTCGCCATCCAGGGCTTCGGCAAGGTGGGCGCCTCCTTCGCCCGCTTCGTCGACGAGATCGGCGCGGCCGTCACCATGGTGTCGGACGTGAGCGGCACGGTGCTGCACGGCCGCCGCATACCGAACATCGCAGCCCTGACCGATTTCTGCGCCGGCGGCCGCGCGCTTGGCGACGCCCCGCCGGACGTGCTGGAGGGCTGTGAGTTCGCGGCCGGAAACACGCTCCTTCCGCTCACCGCGGTGGTGAACGTGGTGGTGCCCTCGGCGCTCGAGAACGTCATCGTGTCGTTCGAGCGGCCGCACGCAGGCGCCGTCGGCGCCGGGCGCCTGGCCTGCGAGTACGTGCTCCAGGGCGCGAACGGACCGGTTACCTGCGACGCCGAGGACACCCTGGCGGAGCGCGGCATCGTTTCGTTTCCGGACATTCTGGCGAACTCCGGCGGGGTGCTGGCCTCGTACTGCGAGTGGCTTAACGGGCTCATCCGGCTTAACGGGTACGCGGCATTGCACGGGTACGGTTTCGTTCATCCCATCGTCCACAACATGGTGATGAAGCTCCACCCCGACGCGATGTCCTCCGACATCCGCACCGTCGACGAGGAAGCGTACCGGAGGGCCTTCAGGTTCATCCTCAGGCACGCGACCGTGGCCACCATAGAGCTCTCGCGCGCGTGCCGAATATCCATGAAGAGCGCGTACCTCTCGCTCGGCATCCGCGCGGCGGCCGGGGAGGGAAGGCTTACGGAGCGCTTCTCGTTCGTCATGGCGAAGATACGCGACGGTTTCGCCGGGGGCGCGCGGGCGGTCTGA